In Xyrauchen texanus isolate HMW12.3.18 chromosome 13, RBS_HiC_50CHRs, whole genome shotgun sequence, a single genomic region encodes these proteins:
- the LOC127654356 gene encoding 40S ribosomal protein SA: MSGGLDVLQMKEEDVLKFLAAGTHLGGTNLDFQMEHYVYKRKSDGVYIINLKKTWEKLLLAARAIVAIENPADVCVISSRNTGQRAVLKFASGTGATTFAGRFTPGTFTNQIQAAFREPRLLIVTDPRADHQPLTEASYVNIPTIALCNTDSPLRYVDIAIPCNNKGHHSVGLMWWMLAREVLRMRGTISREHPWEVMPDLYFYRDPEEIEKEEQAAAEKAVGKEEFQGEWTAPVPDFNQPEVADWSEGVQVPSVPIQQFPAGVEAPAKAAPTEAYAEDWSAQPATEDWSAAPTAQAGEWGGTTADWS; encoded by the exons ATGTCCGGAGGTCTGGATGTCCTTCAAATGAAGGAGGAAGATGTACTGAAGTTCCTGGCAGCAGGAACCCACCTGGGAGGAACCAACCTGGACTTCCAGATGGAGCATTACGTCTATAAGAGAAAGAGTGACG GCGTGTACATCATCAATCTTAAAAAGACTTGGGAGAAACTGCTGCTGGCTGCTCGTGCCATCGTTGCCATTGAGAATCCAGCTGATGTGTGCGTTATCTCCTCCAGAAACACTGGCCAG AGAGCTGTGCTCAAGTTCGCCTCTGGTACTGGTGCTACCACCTTTGCTGGGCGTTTCACTCCTGGAACCTTCACCAATCAGATTCAGGCTGCTTTCAGAGAGCCCCGCCTCCTGATTGTGACTGATCCTCGTGCTGATCACCAGCCGCTGACTGAAGCCTCTTACGTCAACATCCCAACCATCGCCCTCTGCAACACAGACTCCCCTCTGAGATACGTCGACATTGCCATCCCATGCAACAACAAG GGTCACCACTCAGTTGGTTTGATGTGGTGGATGTTGGCCAGAGAGGTGCTGAGAATGAGGGGTACCATCTCTCGGGAGCACCCATGGGAGGTTATGCCTGATCTGTACTTCTATAGAGATCCTGAGGAG ATTGAGAAGGAAGAACAGGCTGCTGccgagaaggctgtgggtaaGGAGGAGTTCCAGGGTGAATGGACTGCTCCTGTGCCCGATTTTAACCAGCCTGAGGTTGCTGACTGGTCTGAGGGTGTTCAGGTTCCATCTGTGCCCATCCAGCAGTTCCCTGCTGGCGTAGAGG CTCCTGCCAAGGCTGCTCCAACTGAGGCGTATGCag AGGACTGGAGTGCTCAGCCTGCCACTGAAGACTGGTCTGCTGCTCCTACAGCTCAGGCCGGAGAATGGGGTGGCACCACTGCAGACTGGTCTTAA
- the LOC127653972 gene encoding mitochondrial glycine transporter B-like — translation MSLMHSGSIEVPDITTAIQEKERRELSSSAHPSSSSSSPSAMEIALAHPALKAFICGSLSGTCSTLLFQPLDLVKTRLQTLQNNMHPGAPKVGMITVFLNVIRTEKLFGLWKGVSPVSPVRFMRCIPGVGIYFSTFYSLKQHLIQDGSPGAGEAVLLGAGARCMAGVVMLPITVIKTRFESGRYNYVSVAGALKSVCKNEGPRALYSGLTATLLRDAPFSGIYVMFYSQAKKYLPHEISSSSYVPLVNFGCGVVAGILASLATQPADVVKTHMQVSPALYRKTSDAIRFIYAEHGLSGFFRGAVPRSLRRTLMAAMAWTVYEQLMALMGLKS, via the exons ATGTCTCTCATGCACTCTGGAAGCATTGAAGTGCCAGACATCACCACGGCCATACAGGAGAAAGAAAGGAGGGAGTTGAGCTCTTCTGCACatccttcatcatcatcatcatctccatcTGCAATGGAGATTGCCCTG GCTCATCCTGCCCTGAAGGCATTTATATGCGGCTCTCTCAGCGGCACTTGCTCCACTCTGCTGTTCCAGCCGTTGGATCTGGTGAAGACCAGACTGCAGACTCTGCAGAACAACATGCACCCGGG TGCTCCTAAAGTGGGAATGATTACAGTCTTTTTGAATGTGATACGCACAGAGAAGCTGTTTGGCCTCTGGAAAGGGGTTTCACCGGTGAGTCCAGT TCGCTTTATGCGCTGTATCCCTGGTGTAGGGATCTACTTCAGCACATTTTACTCACTGAAGCAGCATTTAATCCAGGATGGCTCTCCAGGAGCTGGGGAGGCAGTGTTGCTAGGGGCGGGTGCTCGTTGCATGGCAGGCGTGGTCATGCTTCCCATAACAGTCATTAAGACTCGTTTTGAG AGTGGACGGTACAACTACGTTAGCGTGGCTGGAGCTCTTAAAAGTGTGTGTAAGAACGAGGGTCCAAGGGCTCTTTACTCTGGGCTTACAGCAACTCTACTCAGAGACGCCCCATTCTCTGGCATATATGTCATGTTCTACAGCCAGGCCAAAAAATATTTACCACATG AGATAAGCTCGTCATCCTATGTCCCACTGGTTAATTTTGGGTGTGGTGTGGTGGCTGGTATTTTGGCCTCTTTGGCCACTCAGCCAGCAGATGTGGTAAAAACCCACATGCAAGTGAGCCCAGCACTGTATCGCAAAACCAGCGATGCCATACGCTTCATTTATGCA GAGCATGGCTTGAGTGGGTTCTTTAGGGGAGCGGTTCCTCGTTCTCTGAGGAGAACTCTCATGGCTGCCATGGCCTGGACTGTGTACGAGCAGCTGATGGCACTCATGGGCCTGAAGTCCTAA